One Capricornis sumatraensis isolate serow.1 chromosome 8, serow.2, whole genome shotgun sequence genomic region harbors:
- the SMIM6 gene encoding small integral membrane protein 6 codes for MDRMLSKYSWKMEFWQNPWDLGGLAVIILFFTTVLSLVLFAIIFGFLPMTKTTNQNEES; via the coding sequence ATGGACAGAATGCTATCGAAATACTCCTGGAAGATGGAGTTCTGGCAGAACCCCTGGGACCTGGGGGGCCTGGCAGTGATCATCCTGTTCTTCACCACGGTCCTGTCTCTCGTCTTGTTTGCTATTATCTTTGGTTTCCTCCCCATGACCAAAACGACCAACCAGAATGAAGAGTCGTGA